Proteins encoded in a region of the Mycolicibacterium chitae genome:
- a CDS encoding FMN-binding glutamate synthase family protein: MIKPFRAVAAAAASAVAAVAVRDVFQRKHSILRNFPVIGHGRYLIEAVGPELRQYVVASNNEERPFTRDQRRWVYASSKQENNYFGFGTDNDIEHTIGYPVIKHRTFGRAIPLSEPMGAQEVQLPSAKVLGAARNRPHAFRPSSVVNISAMSFGSLSGNAVEALNRGAALADCLHNAGEGGISRYHRHGGELVFQIGTAYFGCRDDQGRFDLEKLKDVVAGAPVRALEIKLSQGAKPSLGGLLPAAKVSAEIAAARGIPRGRDCVSPSRHAEFSDTDSLLDWVELLAAETGLPVGIKSAVGHLDFWTELTDLMRDTDRGVDFVTIDGGEGGTGAGPLTFTDTVSLPFQLGFSRVYREFAERGLHEQVTFIGGGKLGLPDNAVVGFALGCDMVNVAREAMLAVGCIQAQKCHDDSCPTGVATQNAWLSRGLVPDEKAVRVANYIKTLRRDLVKVAEACGVEHPGLISTDSVDILDGRTESTPLHEVYGYQRGMGMPSVADREKIARLMVAREPQGGSAPPSKSAVG; this comes from the coding sequence ATGATCAAGCCCTTTCGTGCCGTCGCCGCCGCGGCGGCCTCGGCGGTGGCGGCCGTCGCGGTCCGCGACGTCTTCCAGCGCAAGCATTCGATCCTGCGGAACTTCCCGGTCATCGGGCACGGTCGCTACCTGATCGAGGCCGTCGGCCCCGAACTGCGGCAGTACGTCGTCGCCTCCAACAACGAGGAGCGCCCGTTCACCCGCGACCAGCGCCGGTGGGTGTACGCCTCGTCGAAGCAGGAGAACAACTACTTCGGGTTCGGCACCGACAACGACATCGAGCACACCATCGGCTACCCGGTGATCAAGCACCGCACGTTCGGCCGGGCGATCCCGCTGTCCGAGCCGATGGGCGCGCAGGAGGTGCAGCTGCCGTCGGCCAAGGTCCTGGGCGCCGCCCGCAACCGCCCGCACGCGTTTCGGCCCAGTTCGGTGGTCAACATCTCGGCCATGAGCTTCGGGTCGCTGTCCGGTAACGCGGTGGAGGCGCTGAACCGCGGGGCGGCGCTGGCGGACTGCCTGCACAACGCCGGCGAGGGCGGCATCTCGCGGTACCACCGGCACGGCGGCGAACTGGTGTTCCAGATCGGCACGGCGTACTTCGGCTGCCGCGACGACCAGGGACGTTTCGACCTGGAGAAGCTCAAGGATGTGGTGGCCGGCGCGCCGGTGCGCGCGTTGGAGATCAAGCTCAGCCAGGGCGCCAAGCCCAGCCTGGGCGGCCTCTTGCCGGCGGCCAAGGTGTCCGCGGAGATCGCGGCGGCCCGCGGCATCCCGCGGGGGCGGGATTGCGTCAGCCCGTCGCGGCACGCGGAGTTTTCCGACACCGATAGCCTGCTCGACTGGGTGGAGTTGTTGGCCGCGGAGACGGGGCTGCCGGTGGGCATCAAGTCCGCGGTCGGCCACCTCGATTTCTGGACCGAATTGACCGACCTCATGCGCGACACCGATCGCGGGGTGGATTTCGTGACCATCGACGGCGGCGAGGGCGGCACCGGCGCGGGCCCGCTGACCTTCACCGACACCGTGTCGCTGCCTTTCCAACTCGGCTTTTCGCGGGTGTACCGCGAGTTCGCCGAACGCGGCCTGCACGAGCAGGTGACGTTCATCGGCGGCGGCAAGCTGGGCCTGCCCGACAACGCGGTGGTCGGCTTCGCCCTCGGCTGCGACATGGTCAACGTGGCGCGCGAGGCGATGCTCGCCGTCGGCTGCATCCAGGCGCAGAAATGTCACGACGACTCCTGCCCGACGGGGGTGGCCACCCAGAACGCGTGGCTGAGCCGCGGGTTGGTGCCCGACGAGAAGGCCGTCCGGGTGGCCAACTACATCAAGACGCTGCGCCGCGACCTGGTCAAGGTGGCCGAGGCCTGCGGCGTGGAGCATCCCGGGCTGATCAGCACCGATTCCGTCGACATCCTCGACGGCCGGACCGAGTCGACCCCGCTGCACGAGGTCTACGGGTATCAGCGGGGGATGGGGATGCCGTCGGTCGCCGATCGCGAGAAGATCGCCCGACTGATGGTG
- a CDS encoding phage holin family protein, producing the protein MQPKSEADAPIGELLTQLSAQTSRLVRDEMRLAQKEFTESAKHAGVGAGLLSGAGIAALFGLAALITAAIAALSLVLPVWAAALIVAAALFVVAGIAAMVSKKQLEQASPTPERTVANVKQDIDEVKDEMKGRAP; encoded by the coding sequence ATGCAACCGAAATCCGAGGCAGACGCGCCGATCGGTGAACTGCTCACCCAGTTGTCCGCTCAGACGTCGCGGTTGGTGCGCGACGAGATGCGGTTGGCGCAAAAGGAATTCACCGAATCCGCGAAGCACGCGGGGGTCGGCGCCGGTCTGCTCAGCGGGGCCGGGATCGCCGCACTGTTCGGGCTCGCGGCGTTGATCACCGCCGCGATCGCCGCCCTGTCGCTGGTGCTGCCGGTGTGGGCGGCCGCCCTGATTGTGGCCGCGGCCCTGTTCGTCGTGGCCGGCATTGCGGCAATGGTCAGCAAGAAACAACTGGAGCAGGCTTCGCCCACGCCGGAGCGCACCGTTGCCAACGTCAAGCAGGACATCGACGAAGTCAAGGACGAGATGAAGGGCCGCGCCCCATGA
- a CDS encoding aromatic ring-hydroxylating oxygenase subunit alpha, translating to MARFPKPAEGSWTQHYPDLGTEPVSYEDSISPEIYELERQAIFKRAWLNVGRVEQVPRTGSYFTKEMKAANTSIIIVRNKSGEINAFHNVCRHRGNKLVWDDMPLEDTSGMCRQFICKYHAWRYDLDGNLTYVQQEEEFFDLDKSRYGLVPVHCEVWEGFIFVNFAQTPEQTLREFLGPMITDLEGYPFDKLTSRFTYRSEVNANWKLYMDAFQEFYHAPVLHANQSPTAYSKAAAEAGFEAPHYRIEGPHRVVSTSGVRVWEMADEMRKPIEDICQSGLFGPWDPPDLGEMPPGLNPAKCDPWGLDSFQLFPNFVILFWGQGWYLTYHYWPTSFNTHTFECTLYFPQPRTPRERLGQELAAASFKEYGLQDANTLEATQSAIESRGVQEFHLCDQEILLRHLHKETATWIEDYQRTTAGAGAR from the coding sequence ATGGCTCGGTTTCCCAAACCGGCTGAAGGCAGTTGGACACAGCACTATCCCGACCTGGGCACCGAACCGGTGTCCTACGAGGACTCGATCAGTCCCGAGATCTACGAACTCGAACGCCAGGCGATCTTCAAGCGCGCCTGGCTCAACGTGGGCCGCGTCGAGCAGGTGCCCCGCACCGGCAGCTACTTCACCAAGGAGATGAAGGCTGCCAACACGTCAATCATCATCGTGCGCAACAAGTCCGGCGAGATCAACGCGTTCCACAACGTGTGCCGGCACCGCGGCAACAAGCTGGTCTGGGACGATATGCCGCTCGAGGACACCAGCGGCATGTGCCGGCAATTCATCTGCAAGTACCACGCCTGGCGCTACGACCTGGACGGCAACCTCACCTACGTCCAGCAGGAAGAGGAATTCTTCGACCTGGACAAGAGTCGCTACGGCCTGGTGCCGGTCCACTGCGAGGTCTGGGAGGGGTTCATCTTCGTCAACTTCGCCCAGACTCCGGAGCAGACGCTGCGCGAGTTCCTCGGCCCGATGATCACCGACCTGGAGGGCTACCCCTTCGACAAGCTGACCTCGCGGTTCACCTACCGCTCCGAGGTGAACGCGAACTGGAAGCTCTACATGGACGCGTTCCAGGAGTTCTATCACGCCCCGGTGCTGCATGCGAACCAGTCGCCGACGGCCTATTCCAAGGCCGCCGCCGAGGCCGGCTTCGAGGCGCCGCACTACCGCATCGAGGGCCCGCACCGCGTGGTCAGCACCTCCGGGGTGCGGGTCTGGGAGATGGCCGACGAGATGCGCAAGCCCATCGAGGACATCTGTCAGAGCGGCCTGTTCGGCCCTTGGGATCCACCGGATCTCGGCGAGATGCCGCCGGGGCTCAACCCAGCCAAGTGCGACCCGTGGGGCCTGGATTCGTTCCAGCTGTTCCCCAACTTCGTGATCCTGTTCTGGGGCCAAGGCTGGTACCTGACCTACCACTACTGGCCGACGTCGTTCAACACCCACACCTTCGAGTGCACGCTGTACTTCCCGCAACCCCGGACCCCGCGCGAACGACTCGGCCAGGAGTTGGCCGCGGCCTCGTTCAAGGAATACGGCCTGCAGGACGCGAACACCCTGGAGGCCACCCAATCCGCCATCGAGTCGCGCGGGGTGCAGGAATTCCACCTGTGCGATCAGGAGATCCTGCTGCGGCACCTGCACAAGGAGACCGCCACCTGGATCGAGGACTACCAGCGCACGACCGCCGGAGCGGGAGCGCGATGA
- a CDS encoding CsbD family protein has protein sequence MSEQDKAGQARKGLIDSIKGKAKEIAGAVTGNDSLTAEGQLDQVQAQERKQANTVEAVAEAEAQAARAQEAQAHQQGAAARSTVNSSAAAAEQALSAQQAEQKQAAEQSAARDAAQQKAKAEHDARQQVKGAEARERADAQVVTREVIDAADEHRRDVQDAAADQAEAERLRERADALSDRTDQP, from the coding sequence ATGAGTGAGCAGGACAAGGCCGGCCAGGCCCGGAAGGGCCTCATCGACTCGATCAAAGGCAAGGCCAAGGAGATCGCCGGCGCGGTCACCGGAAACGATTCGTTGACTGCCGAGGGGCAACTCGACCAGGTGCAGGCTCAAGAGCGCAAGCAGGCCAACACCGTAGAGGCCGTCGCCGAGGCGGAGGCCCAGGCCGCCCGCGCTCAGGAGGCCCAGGCCCATCAGCAGGGCGCGGCCGCCCGCAGCACGGTCAACTCCAGTGCCGCAGCCGCCGAGCAGGCGCTGAGCGCGCAGCAGGCCGAGCAGAAGCAGGCCGCCGAGCAGAGCGCCGCCCGCGACGCCGCCCAGCAGAAGGCCAAGGCCGAGCACGATGCGCGTCAGCAGGTGAAGGGCGCCGAGGCTCGTGAACGCGCCGATGCCCAGGTGGTCACGCGCGAGGTCATCGACGCGGCCGACGAACATCGCCGCGACGTGCAGGACGCCGCCGCGGATCAGGCCGAGGCCGAGCGGCTCCGCGAGCGCGCCGACGCCCTGTCCGACCGCACCGACCAGCCCTGA
- a CDS encoding DUF4235 domain-containing protein, which translates to MSTSAKILYRPVGLASSMIGGLLAGVIFKQVWKRASPGDNSDPPKPLETEYPFREILLAAAVQGAIFSVVKTVIDRQGARLFEKATGEWPGS; encoded by the coding sequence ATGAGTACGTCCGCGAAGATCCTGTACCGCCCGGTGGGGCTGGCCAGTTCGATGATCGGTGGCCTGCTTGCCGGCGTCATCTTCAAGCAGGTGTGGAAGCGGGCCTCCCCCGGCGACAACTCCGACCCGCCGAAGCCGTTGGAGACCGAGTACCCATTCCGGGAGATCCTGCTGGCCGCGGCCGTGCAGGGGGCGATCTTTTCGGTGGTCAAGACCGTGATCGATCGTCAGGGTGCGCGCCTGTTCGAGAAGGCCACCGGGGAGTGGCCGGGTAGCTGA
- a CDS encoding STAS domain-containing protein — MPVQQQPSGSRSRQAAARNFENAAMGWCEMTRILTVEALGRRSRRRAGPSPVSFRRATDEIATDWTDLDTARVLVSGDIDAGRTDEISSYVLNKVLLCHRLVLDLTRVRFFSCDGYAMIKTLEQRCALAAVELKVLYGPHAARAVRICEQADRHASVATS; from the coding sequence GTGCCGGTTCAGCAGCAGCCATCCGGGTCGCGATCGCGACAGGCCGCGGCCCGTAATTTCGAGAACGCGGCGATGGGCTGGTGTGAGATGACAAGAATATTGACGGTAGAGGCGTTGGGGCGGCGCAGCCGGCGACGGGCAGGTCCGTCGCCCGTTTCCTTTCGCCGCGCAACCGACGAAATCGCCACGGACTGGACCGATCTCGACACCGCCCGGGTCCTGGTCTCCGGTGACATCGATGCGGGCCGCACCGACGAGATCAGTTCCTACGTGCTGAACAAGGTGTTGCTCTGCCACCGACTGGTGCTCGACCTCACGCGGGTCCGGTTCTTCTCCTGCGACGGGTACGCGATGATCAAGACGTTGGAACAGCGCTGCGCGCTGGCCGCGGTCGAACTCAAGGTGCTGTACGGCCCCCACGCAGCCCGGGCGGTGCGGATCTGTGAACAGGCGGACCGGCACGCGTCCGTTGCTACAAGCTGA
- a CDS encoding metal-dependent hydrolase family protein — protein MSGPATTVLRAARWVDVAAGQVRSPAVIVIEGNRITAVNPEGPVPDTATEIDLGDVTLLPGLMDMELNLLIGGPGSPEGLPTPMHGVQDDPAYRTLRGAVNARTTLDAGFTTVRNLGLMVKTGGYLLDVALQRAIDQGWHAGPRIYPAGHAVTPYGGHLDPTVFQRLAPGIMPLTVAEGIANGVPDVIACVRYQIRHGAKLIKVSASGGVMSHSTAPGAQQYSDAEFAAIADEAHRAGVRVAAHAVGDTAIQACIRAGIDCIEHGFLASDETLQMMVDHGTFLVSTTYLTDAMAIDRIAPELRKKALDVFPKAKSMLPKAIAAGVKIACGTDAPAIPHGQNAKELVALVERGMTPMQALQAATVTSAELIDAEDLGHLEAGYLADIIAVPGDPSADIAATLDVRFVMKDGDVVKRTG, from the coding sequence GTGAGCGGACCCGCGACGACGGTTCTGCGCGCGGCCCGTTGGGTCGATGTCGCCGCAGGGCAGGTGCGCTCGCCGGCGGTGATCGTGATCGAGGGCAACCGCATCACCGCCGTCAATCCCGAAGGGCCGGTGCCGGATACGGCCACCGAGATCGACCTCGGCGATGTGACGCTGCTGCCCGGCCTGATGGACATGGAACTCAACCTGCTCATCGGCGGCCCCGGCAGCCCCGAGGGTCTGCCGACCCCGATGCACGGCGTGCAGGACGACCCGGCCTACCGGACGCTGCGCGGGGCCGTGAACGCACGGACCACCCTGGATGCCGGGTTCACGACGGTGCGCAACCTCGGCCTGATGGTCAAGACCGGCGGGTATCTGCTGGACGTGGCCCTGCAGCGGGCCATCGACCAGGGCTGGCACGCCGGGCCGCGGATCTATCCCGCCGGCCACGCCGTCACCCCCTACGGCGGCCACCTGGATCCCACGGTGTTCCAGCGGTTGGCGCCGGGCATCATGCCGCTGACCGTGGCCGAGGGCATCGCCAACGGGGTGCCCGACGTGATCGCCTGCGTGCGTTACCAGATCCGCCACGGCGCCAAGCTGATCAAGGTCTCGGCCTCCGGCGGCGTGATGTCGCACAGCACCGCACCCGGCGCGCAGCAGTACTCGGACGCCGAGTTCGCCGCCATTGCCGACGAGGCCCACCGCGCCGGGGTGCGGGTGGCCGCCCATGCCGTCGGCGACACCGCGATCCAGGCCTGCATCCGGGCCGGGATCGACTGCATCGAACACGGGTTCCTCGCCAGCGACGAGACTTTGCAGATGATGGTCGACCACGGCACCTTCCTGGTGTCGACGACCTACCTGACCGATGCGATGGCCATCGACCGGATCGCCCCGGAGCTCCGCAAGAAGGCCCTCGACGTCTTCCCCAAGGCGAAGTCGATGCTGCCCAAGGCCATTGCCGCGGGCGTCAAGATCGCCTGCGGCACCGACGCCCCCGCGATCCCGCACGGGCAGAACGCCAAGGAGTTGGTCGCGCTCGTCGAACGGGGCATGACCCCGATGCAGGCGCTGCAGGCGGCGACCGTCACCAGCGCCGAGCTGATCGACGCCGAGGACCTCGGCCACCTCGAGGCCGGCTACCTCGCCGACATCATCGCCGTGCCGGGGGACCCCAGCGCCGACATCGCGGCCACCCTGGACGTCCGGTTCGTGATGAAGGATGGCGACGTGGTCAAGCGCACCGGGTGA
- a CDS encoding DUF3618 domain-containing protein, with product MTTPENKPPNHNGEPGPDAGVDEIQADIEKTRDELGETVSALAAKVDVKARAEEKVAETKDRVVTQAQAAKPAVPYAAVVAVVVAVLGALWWRRRR from the coding sequence ATGACCACTCCCGAGAACAAGCCCCCGAACCACAACGGCGAACCGGGTCCGGACGCCGGCGTCGACGAGATCCAGGCCGACATCGAGAAGACCCGCGACGAACTCGGCGAGACGGTATCGGCGCTGGCGGCCAAGGTCGATGTGAAGGCCCGCGCCGAGGAGAAGGTCGCCGAGACCAAGGACCGCGTCGTTACCCAGGCCCAGGCGGCCAAGCCGGCCGTGCCGTACGCGGCGGTGGTTGCCGTCGTCGTCGCGGTGCTGGGCGCCCTGTGGTGGCGACGCCGCCGTTGA
- a CDS encoding NADH:flavin oxidoreductase has translation MPLHSLFQPFTVGTLTAPNRFAMAPMTRQASPDGVPGPDVAEYYRRRAAGGVGLIITEGIRLPDPAAGYPFSIPTLAGDDVLAGWRRVVDAVHGAGATIAAQLWHQGAERKDDDGVVTVSPSGIDGLGQPKGRALESDELPEVADLYARGAVTARELGFDAVELHGAHGYLLDQFLWETTNLRTDGYGGTLAGRTRFPAEVVAAVRAAVGPDFPIIFRFSQWKGTDYTASIAEDPTQLQELLAPLAAAGVDVFHPSTRRHYVPAFPDHDAGLSLAGWTKKVSGTPVIAVGSVGLETQFRSEKRGQVIQPAPVDRLVEQFDADEFDLVAIGRALLADPAWVNRLRDGNLSEFTGYDPEIALAALA, from the coding sequence ATGCCGCTTCACAGCCTGTTTCAACCGTTCACCGTCGGCACGCTGACCGCCCCGAACCGATTCGCAATGGCGCCGATGACCCGGCAGGCCTCGCCCGACGGGGTGCCCGGCCCCGACGTGGCGGAATACTACCGGCGCCGCGCCGCGGGTGGGGTCGGGCTGATCATCACCGAGGGCATCCGCTTGCCGGATCCCGCCGCCGGTTACCCGTTCAGCATTCCGACGCTGGCCGGCGACGACGTGCTGGCCGGGTGGCGGCGCGTCGTCGATGCCGTGCACGGCGCGGGCGCGACCATCGCCGCCCAACTGTGGCATCAGGGCGCCGAACGCAAAGACGACGACGGCGTGGTCACGGTGAGCCCGTCCGGCATCGACGGGCTGGGCCAACCCAAGGGCCGCGCACTGGAGAGCGACGAGCTACCCGAGGTCGCCGACCTGTACGCCCGCGGCGCGGTCACGGCGCGCGAGTTGGGCTTCGATGCCGTCGAACTGCACGGCGCCCACGGCTACCTGCTGGATCAATTCCTCTGGGAGACAACGAACCTGCGAACCGACGGCTACGGCGGAACACTGGCCGGACGGACCCGGTTCCCCGCCGAGGTGGTCGCCGCGGTGCGCGCCGCCGTCGGACCGGATTTCCCGATCATCTTCCGCTTCTCCCAGTGGAAGGGCACCGACTACACGGCCTCGATCGCCGAGGACCCGACCCAGCTGCAGGAACTGCTTGCCCCGCTGGCCGCGGCCGGCGTCGACGTCTTTCATCCTTCGACGCGGCGGCACTACGTGCCGGCGTTCCCTGACCACGACGCCGGATTGAGCCTGGCGGGCTGGACGAAGAAGGTCAGCGGGACGCCGGTAATCGCCGTTGGCTCAGTGGGTTTGGAGACGCAGTTCCGTAGCGAGAAACGCGGTCAGGTCATCCAGCCGGCGCCGGTGGACCGCCTCGTCGAGCAGTTCGACGCCGACGAGTTCGACCTGGTCGCGATCGGGCGCGCGCTGCTGGCCGACCCGGCCTGGGTGAACCGGCTGCGCGACGGGAATCTCTCCGAGTTCACCGGGTACGACCCGGAGATCGCGCTGGCGGCGCTGGCCTGA
- a CDS encoding DUF1801 domain-containing protein: protein MAENKKNDDAPKLLSGGNPQIPKGDGDGPVQDYIAAMPEWKHDVGKRLDALIVRTVPDVHKAVKWNQPFYGLRDDGWFMSFRCYTKYVQLQFFRGSSLDPEPPKASKHPEVRYLDLHEDDEPDEAQLRSWIEQASELPGEKM from the coding sequence ATGGCAGAGAACAAGAAGAACGACGACGCGCCCAAGCTACTTTCGGGCGGTAACCCCCAAATCCCCAAGGGCGATGGCGATGGCCCGGTGCAGGATTACATCGCCGCGATGCCCGAGTGGAAACACGATGTCGGGAAACGACTGGACGCCCTGATCGTGCGCACTGTCCCCGACGTGCACAAGGCCGTGAAATGGAATCAGCCGTTCTACGGTCTGCGCGACGACGGCTGGTTCATGTCGTTTCGCTGCTACACCAAGTACGTGCAACTGCAGTTCTTCCGCGGCTCCTCGCTGGATCCCGAGCCGCCGAAGGCCTCCAAGCATCCCGAGGTGCGCTACCTCGACCTCCACGAGGACGACGAGCCGGACGAGGCCCAGCTGCGGTCCTGGATCGAACAGGCCAGCGAGTTGCCCGGGGAGAAGATGTAA
- a CDS encoding MarR family winged helix-turn-helix transcriptional regulator: protein MELTDNTLWLLKQAFYFSLTSVNDAVKPHGVSTAQIGVLRQLANEPGLSGAELARRLLITPQGVQLALNALEKRGLVERKQDPEHGRIRQVFLTDEGRAVAGAVVSDAIAAHERVFGVLSPDEQQQLRALLARIVEQGTGHTLFTDHVDS, encoded by the coding sequence ATGGAACTCACCGACAACACGTTGTGGCTGCTGAAGCAGGCCTTCTATTTCTCGTTGACCTCGGTGAACGACGCGGTCAAGCCGCACGGCGTGAGCACCGCGCAGATCGGTGTGCTGCGGCAGCTGGCCAACGAGCCGGGCCTGTCCGGTGCCGAACTGGCGCGCCGGTTGTTGATCACCCCGCAGGGCGTCCAGTTGGCGCTCAACGCCCTGGAGAAGCGCGGGCTCGTCGAGCGCAAGCAGGACCCCGAGCACGGCCGCATCCGGCAGGTGTTCCTCACCGACGAGGGCCGCGCCGTGGCGGGCGCGGTCGTCAGCGACGCCATCGCGGCCCACGAACGGGTGTTCGGCGTGCTGAGCCCCGACGAGCAACAGCAGCTTCGGGCGCTGCTCGCCCGCATCGTCGAACAGGGCACCGGACACACCCTGTTCACCGACCACGTCGACTCCTAA
- a CDS encoding IF2 family translation initiation factor translates to MRILEFPRTVLRFQYQLARMPLQLLEDRVVSRLDEEAPARLLYERTLGALDASVGNVLGEPELQNQGAALAARSEARGRAAELDTSAAEKKQEADGDLEAARSAAVQDRKEARAAAESQVEDARATAAQRKKAAGASAGKRATAAKRQVDTAAARRKESVESAKREELGRINSAEKRATTAANAKREDAATKRQTAAGKRAQADAVEKLADAEKQKRQAERA, encoded by the coding sequence ATGAGAATCCTCGAATTCCCGCGCACCGTGCTGCGATTCCAGTACCAACTTGCTCGGATGCCGCTGCAGCTGCTCGAAGATCGGGTGGTGTCCCGGCTGGACGAGGAGGCACCCGCCCGCCTGCTCTACGAACGCACCCTGGGCGCGCTGGATGCCTCCGTCGGCAACGTGCTGGGTGAACCCGAGTTGCAGAACCAGGGAGCCGCCCTGGCCGCGCGTAGCGAAGCGCGCGGGCGGGCCGCGGAACTCGACACTTCGGCGGCCGAGAAGAAACAGGAGGCCGACGGCGACCTCGAGGCGGCCCGCAGCGCGGCCGTGCAGGACAGGAAAGAGGCCCGCGCTGCCGCGGAGTCCCAGGTCGAAGACGCCCGGGCGACGGCTGCGCAGCGCAAGAAAGCGGCCGGCGCATCGGCCGGCAAGCGCGCCACCGCCGCCAAGCGTCAGGTCGACACTGCGGCCGCGCGTCGCAAGGAATCGGTGGAGTCGGCCAAGCGCGAGGAACTCGGCAGGATCAACTCCGCGGAGAAGCGCGCCACGACGGCCGCCAACGCCAAGCGTGAGGACGCCGCGACCAAGCGTCAGACCGCCGCGGGCAAGCGCGCCCAAGCCGACGCCGTGGAAAAGCTGGCCGACGCGGAGAAGCAGAAGCGGCAAGCCGAGCGCGCCTGA
- a CDS encoding ferredoxin--NADP reductase has product MPPLTPPADTAAAVTPSTSNGFTPLRVKRVVRETADAVSLVLDVPDGERGRFAYRAGQFVTLRVCIDGEEHQRCYSMSSCPALEPDLQITVKRDRGGLVSNWLNDTAEVGSEYTAAPPEGRFVLTAGEREVVAFAGGSGITPVFSLLRSALSATARRTGLYYANRDRDSVIFGESLSQLVAQHADRFTLHQHLDAADGVVTARHVADFMAGRGEAEVYVCGPTPFMDTVEAALLDLGVPEERIHLERFTPVAAPAPETNGAAVTEEVTIELGRTTVTQPYRAGNTLLQTARLAGLKAPSSCETGSCGTCMAQVTEGSARMLNNDALDDDEVAEGWVVTCQALPTSPTVRVVYE; this is encoded by the coding sequence ATGCCACCCCTGACCCCACCCGCCGATACGGCCGCCGCGGTGACCCCGTCGACTTCGAACGGTTTCACCCCGCTGCGGGTCAAACGCGTCGTGCGCGAGACCGCCGACGCGGTCTCCCTGGTCCTCGACGTGCCCGACGGTGAGCGCGGGCGATTCGCCTACCGCGCCGGGCAGTTCGTCACGCTGCGGGTGTGCATCGACGGCGAGGAACATCAGCGGTGCTACTCCATGTCGTCGTGCCCCGCGCTGGAACCCGACTTGCAGATCACCGTCAAGCGTGACCGCGGCGGCCTGGTCTCCAACTGGCTCAACGACACCGCAGAGGTCGGTAGCGAATACACCGCCGCGCCGCCGGAGGGCCGCTTCGTGCTGACCGCCGGCGAACGCGAGGTGGTTGCCTTCGCCGGCGGCAGCGGCATCACGCCGGTGTTCTCGCTGCTGCGCTCCGCGCTGAGCGCCACCGCGCGCCGCACCGGTCTGTACTACGCCAACCGCGACCGCGACTCGGTGATCTTCGGAGAATCCCTGTCCCAGTTGGTCGCTCAGCACGCCGACCGGTTCACGCTGCACCAGCACCTCGACGCCGCCGACGGCGTGGTGACCGCCCGCCACGTCGCCGACTTCATGGCCGGACGCGGCGAGGCCGAGGTGTACGTGTGCGGGCCCACGCCCTTCATGGACACCGTCGAGGCGGCGCTGCTCGACCTCGGTGTCCCCGAGGAGCGCATCCACCTCGAACGCTTCACGCCGGTCGCGGCGCCGGCCCCGGAAACCAACGGGGCCGCCGTCACCGAAGAGGTGACCATCGAACTCGGGCGCACCACGGTGACCCAGCCCTACCGGGCCGGCAACACGCTGCTCCAGACGGCCCGGCTGGCCGGCCTGAAGGCGCCGTCGTCGTGTGAAACCGGTTCGTGCGGAACCTGTATGGCGCAGGTGACCGAGGGCTCGGCGCGGATGCTCAACAACGACGCCCTCGACGACGACGAGGTGGCCGAGGGCTGGGTGGTCACCTGCCAGGCGCTGCCCACGAGTCCCACGGTGCGGGTGGTCTACGAATGA